CCCGGAGCTTGTAAGCGCCGTGCCGTTTCGCCCCATACGCGTCTGAAGTACGCAATCGAACATATCTATGCCGCGCATTATTCCTTCAAAAAGGCAGTCTGGGCTGCCTACGCCCATCAAATACCTGGGCTTTCCTTTCGGAAGTATTGGAACAGTCGCGTCAAGCATCTCATACATCAGTTCCTTTGGTTCGCCAACGCTCAATCCGCCTATGGCGTTTCCTAAAAAGCCCATCTTTGCAATTTCATTTGCGCTTATCTTCCTTAAGTCAGTATACATTCCGCCTTGTACTATGCCAAATAGCGCCTGGTCTTCCCTTGTATGCGCATCTTTGCACCTCTTCGCCCAGCGGTGTGTTCTTAGCATTGCATTTTCAACTGTATTTTTATCGTTTGGGTATCCGCTGCACTCGTCAAATGCCATTATGATGTCCGCACCCAAGTCTTCTTCAATGGCAATTGCCTTTTCGGGTGTTAAAAAATGCTTCGATCCGTCTATATGCGAAGAAAACTCTGCACCGTCTTCTGATAATTTTCTAAGCGCGCCTAAGCTGAATATCTGGAACCCGCCGCTGTCCGTTAGAATTGGCTTGTCCCATCCCATGAACTTATGAAGCCCGCCTGCTTCTTTTATAACATCGCTTCCCGGGCGCAGGTATAAATGGTATGTGTTTGCAAGTATAATCTGCGCGCCTGTATCCTCTATTTGCTTTGGAGTCAAGGCTTTGACAGTCGCCTGCGTGCCGACCGGCATAAATACCGGTGTTTCTATCTCTCCGTGCGGAGTTTTGAAAGTGCCAATCCTAGATGCATTTTTTGAGGATTTTACTTTAACTTCGTATTCAAACATATTAAAAATTTCCCTCTCACAATATAAGCATAGCATCCCCAAAGCTAAAGAAACGGTATTCCTTTTTTACTGCCTCGTCATATGCTTT
The sequence above is drawn from the Eubacteriales bacterium genome and encodes:
- the tgt gene encoding tRNA guanosine(34) transglycosylase Tgt yields the protein MFEYEVKVKSSKNASRIGTFKTPHGEIETPVFMPVGTQATVKALTPKQIEDTGAQIILANTYHLYLRPGSDVIKEAGGLHKFMGWDKPILTDSGGFQIFSLGALRKLSEDGAEFSSHIDGSKHFLTPEKAIAIEEDLGADIIMAFDECSGYPNDKNTVENAMLRTHRWAKRCKDAHTREDQALFGIVQGGMYTDLRKISANEIAKMGFLGNAIGGLSVGEPKELMYEMLDATVPILPKGKPRYLMGVGSPDCLFEGIMRGIDMFDCVLQTRMGRNGTALTSSGPLTVRNAEFTRDYSKLDEECDCYTCRNFSKAYLRHLINVNEILACTLLSIHNIAFSMNLMEKIKKAIKEDTLEQERKNFYEKYYGKD